In Methylobacterium sp. WL1, the sequence GCCGGTGACAGACGTCGCGGAGGTGGAGCGCCTCCGTCTCCTTGTCCGCGAAACTCCGGATCATCACCGCGTGCTACGTTATACGTAACACGTATCAAAATATCAGGAGCGGGAAAAGGGTTCCGGAGGGGTCGCGTCAGCCCCTGCACGAAGGGGCGGGTGGCGGAAGCGCCCGATGGGAACTCGGATGTGACGTCCTTCCCTCCGGGAACGGACACGGTCGCGCTTCGTTTGAGCCGGGACCTTTCAACTCGGAGTTCCCGTGTCCAGCCTCGTCCGAATCCTGCTCGCGATCTTCATCCCGCCGGTGGCGGTGCTCGTCACCACGGGCTTCGGCCTGCAGTTCCTGCTGAACATCCTGCTGTGGC encodes:
- a CDS encoding YqaE/Pmp3 family membrane protein; its protein translation is MSSLVRILLAIFIPPVAVLVTTGFGLQFLLNILLWLIFWLPGTVHALWLMNRDRPLI